A window of the Vicugna pacos chromosome 32, VicPac4, whole genome shotgun sequence genome harbors these coding sequences:
- the SERPIND1 gene encoding heparin cofactor 2 — translation MQRPLHPLFVSLLLASVYGSHSLGHQLDDGGEAPQWGQLKGKNLSQPVLPADFHRENTVTNDWIADGEEDEDYLDLEKVLGEDDDYIDIVDAAPPTDPAASAASALLLFPGKSRIQRLNVLNAQFAFDLYRALKEQASASDNVFLAPVGISVAMGMISLGLRGRTHEQVHAALHFTDFVNASSKYELATVHNLFRKLTHRLFRRNFGYTLRSVNDLYVQQQFPVRDDFRTQVRQYYFAEVQVADFSDPAFISKTNHHISKLTKGLIRDALENIDPTTQMMVLNCIYFKGSWVNKFPVEMTHNHNFRLNEREVVKVPMMQTKGAFLVASDQELDCDILQLEYVGGISMLVVVPHKLSGMKALEAQLTPQVVERWQKSMTNRTREVLLPKFKLEKDYNLVEALRSAGVTALFDRNSNMTGISDQRVTIDLFKHRGTITVNEEGTQAAAVTTVGFMPLSTQARFSVDRPFLFLVYEQRTGCLLFMGRVANPAKS, via the exons ATGCAGCGCCCGCTGCACCCCCTCTTTGTGTCTCTCCTCCTGGCATCTGTGTACGGGAGCCACAGCCTGGGGCACCAGCTTGACGACGGAGGAGAGGCCCCCCAGTGGGGGCAGCTGAAGGGCAAAAACTTGAGCCAGCCCGTCCTCCCCGCTGACTTCCACAGGGAGAACACAGTCACCAATGACTGGATCGCGGACGGGGAGGAGGATGAGGACTACCTGGACCTGGAGAAGGTCCTGGGGGAGGACGACGACTACATCGACATCGTGGATGCAGCCCCACCCACTGACCCCGCCGCCAGCGCCGCCAGCGCCCTCCTGCTCTTCCCGGGCAAGAGCCGCATCCAGAGGCTGAACGTCCTCAACGCCCAGTTTGCCTTCGACCTGTACCGGGCGCTGAAGGAGCAGGCCAGTGCCTCAGACAACGTCTTCCTGGCGCCCGTGGGCATCTCGGTGGCCATGGGCATGATCTCCCTGGGCCTGCGGGGGCGGACCCACGAGCAGGTGCACGCTGCCCTGCACTTCACTGACTTCGTCAATGCCAGCAGCAAGTACGAGCTGGCCACCGTCCACAACCTCTTCCGGAAGCTGACCCACCGCCTCTTCAGGAGGAACTTCGGGTACACGCTGCGCTCTGTCAACGATCTGTACGTCCAGCAGCAGTTTCCCGTCCGGGACGACTTCAGAACCCAAGTCAGGCAGTACTACTTTGCCGAGGTCCAGGTGGCCGACTTCTCGGATCCGGCCTTCATCTCGAAGACCAACCACCACATTTCTAAGCTCACCAAAGGCCTCATCAGAGATGCCCTGGAGAACATAGACCCCACCACCCAGATGATGGTCCTGAACTGCATCTACTTCAAAG GATCCTGGGTGAATAAATTCCCCGTGGAGATGACACACAACCACAACTTCCGGCTGAATGAGCGAGAGGTGGTCAAGGTGCCCATGATGCAGACCAAGGGGGCCTTCCTGGTGGCTAGCGACCAGGAGCTGGACTGTGACATCCTGCAGCTGGAGTATGTCGGGGGCATAAGCATGCTGGTCGTGGTCCCACACAAGCTGTCTGGGATGAAGGCCCTCGAGGCCCAGCTGACGCCCCAGGTGGTGGAGAGATGGCAGAAAAGCATGACAAACAG GACGCGAGAGGTGCTCCTGCCTAAGTTCAAGCTGGAGAAGGACTACAACCTGGTGGAGGCCCTGCGGTCCGCAGGGGTCACAGCGCTGTTTGACAGGAACAGCAACATGACGGGGATCTCGGACCAGAGGGTCACCATTGACCTG TTCAAGCACCGGGGCACCATCACAGTGAACGAGGAGGGCACGCAGGCTGCAGCCGTGACCACCGTGGGCTTCATGCCACTGTCCACCCAGGCCCGCTTCAGTGTCGACCGGCCCTTCCTGTTCCTCGTCTATGAGCAGCGCACCGGCTGCCTGCTCTTCATGGGCAGGGTTGCCAACCCTGCCAAGTCCTAA